From one Eisenibacter elegans DSM 3317 genomic stretch:
- the hemA gene encoding glutamyl-tRNA reductase gives MNNHFRAISLSYKSAPVAIRESVSLNEEQSKLLLNLLRQEPEISDLLVISTCNRTEVYYASPQNYRDNILAAFAEVKQIANIADYQEYFVNIDEPIVAVRHLFHVAMGLESQVVGDLQISNQIKNAYQWAADMGTAGPFLHRLMHTIFFTNKRVVQETAFRTGAASTSYAAVEWVEEIAADLISPKVLVLGLGEIGADVFLNLQNSNIEHIMLCNRTLAKTAKYAENTRAEVVPFEKAWQAIAEADIIISSVATAHPFVTKDRLEALNILSFKYFIDLSMPRSVAPDVEQVNGVLAYNIDDIKNKASQALERRLQAIPAVERIIEESLADFEEWTKEMNVSPTIQKLKNALEQIRMEELDRYFKELNDEEREKVDKITKSMMQKIIKYPVLHLKAACKRGEADTLIDVLSELFDLEKQPVLK, from the coding sequence ATGAATAACCACTTTAGAGCAATCAGTTTATCCTATAAAAGTGCCCCGGTGGCCATCCGCGAAAGCGTATCCCTGAACGAAGAGCAGAGCAAACTCCTGCTCAACCTCTTACGACAAGAGCCAGAAATAAGCGATTTGTTGGTTATTTCGACCTGCAACCGCACCGAAGTATACTATGCTTCTCCCCAAAACTACCGAGACAATATCTTGGCTGCTTTTGCAGAAGTAAAACAAATCGCCAATATCGCGGACTATCAGGAGTATTTTGTAAACATTGACGAACCTATCGTCGCCGTGCGGCATCTGTTTCACGTAGCGATGGGCTTGGAGTCACAGGTGGTCGGCGATTTGCAGATCTCCAACCAAATCAAAAATGCCTACCAATGGGCTGCCGATATGGGAACTGCCGGCCCCTTCTTGCATCGATTGATGCACACCATATTTTTTACCAATAAGCGCGTCGTTCAGGAGACCGCCTTCCGTACCGGAGCCGCCTCTACTTCATATGCCGCTGTAGAATGGGTAGAAGAAATCGCCGCTGACCTTATCAGCCCCAAAGTGTTGGTCTTGGGCTTGGGCGAGATTGGTGCCGATGTATTCCTGAATCTGCAAAACAGCAATATTGAGCATATTATGCTCTGCAACCGCACACTGGCCAAAACAGCCAAGTATGCCGAAAACACCCGCGCTGAAGTAGTTCCTTTTGAAAAAGCTTGGCAGGCCATCGCCGAAGCCGATATCATCATTTCTTCAGTAGCCACTGCGCACCCCTTCGTTACCAAGGATAGGCTCGAAGCCCTCAATATCTTGAGCTTCAAATACTTCATCGATCTTTCGATGCCTCGTAGTGTGGCTCCCGATGTAGAGCAAGTCAACGGAGTATTGGCCTACAATATCGACGACATCAAAAACAAAGCCTCGCAAGCCCTAGAGCGCCGCCTACAGGCCATTCCCGCCGTAGAGCGTATCATCGAAGAGTCGTTGGCTGATTTTGAAGAGTGGACAAAAGAAATGAATGTGTCGCCGACCATCCAAAAGCTCAAAAACGCGCTTGAACAAATCCGGATGGAAGAGCTAGACCGCTACTTCAAAGAGTTGAACGATGAGGAGCGCGAAAAGGTGGATAAAATCACCAAGAGTATGATGCAAAAAATTATCAAGTACCCTGTCTTACATCTCAAGGCTGCCTGCAAACGTGGCGAAGCCGATACTCTTATCGATGTATTGAGCGAGCTTTTTGACCTCGAAAAGCAGCCCGTCTTGAAATAG
- the lepA gene encoding translation elongation factor 4, which produces MGQKHIRNFCIIAHIDHGKSTLADRLLEHTQTVTERQMQQQVLDDMDLERERGITIKSHAIQMNYHYKGEEYTINLIDTPGHVDFSYEVSRSIMACEGALLVVDASQGIEAQTISNLYLAIGNDLTIIPVMNKIDLPHAQPEVVADEIVDLIGCDHEDIIPASAKEGIGIADILAAVIERIPPPAGDPEEALQALIFDSEFNSFRGVEVIFRVFNGRIRKGDKVKFVATGKEYEADEIGILGIEQKPCQVIEAGNVGYLISGIKQAREVKVGDTITHVSRPSQVIKGFEDVKPMVFAGIYPVETSEFEDLREALEKLQLNDASLVWEPETSAALGFGFRCGFLGMLHMEIVQERLEREFDMTVITTVPSVQFKAFLTKDNKEVTVQSPAEMPDPNYLSHIEEPYVKTQIITKADYVGAIMTLCMDKRGILSNQSYLTTDRVEMIFEIPLAEIVFDFFDRLKTISRGYASLDYELIGFRESKLVKLDILLNGDKVDALSAIVHRDKAYDWGKKLCEKLRELLPRQQFEIAIQAAIGQKIIARETVKALRKNVTAKCYGGDISRKRKLLEKQKKGKKRMRQVGSVEIPQEAFMAVLKLEG; this is translated from the coding sequence ATGGGACAGAAGCACATCAGAAATTTTTGCATTATCGCGCATATTGACCACGGCAAAAGTACCCTAGCAGACCGCCTGCTAGAGCATACTCAAACCGTTACCGAGCGCCAAATGCAGCAGCAGGTTCTTGACGATATGGACCTGGAGCGCGAGCGTGGCATTACTATCAAGAGCCACGCCATCCAAATGAATTACCACTACAAGGGCGAAGAATACACCATCAACTTGATTGATACGCCCGGCCACGTAGACTTTTCCTACGAGGTCTCCCGCTCTATTATGGCCTGCGAAGGCGCGCTACTCGTTGTAGATGCTTCTCAAGGGATTGAGGCTCAGACCATCTCTAACCTCTACTTGGCTATCGGCAATGACTTGACCATCATCCCAGTGATGAACAAAATCGACCTGCCACACGCCCAGCCCGAAGTAGTAGCCGACGAAATTGTAGACCTTATAGGCTGCGACCACGAAGACATTATTCCGGCCAGCGCCAAAGAAGGTATCGGTATTGCCGATATTCTGGCTGCTGTGATAGAGCGCATCCCTCCTCCGGCAGGCGACCCCGAAGAGGCGCTGCAAGCCCTTATCTTCGACTCGGAGTTCAACTCCTTCAGGGGGGTAGAGGTTATCTTCCGAGTTTTCAATGGGCGTATCCGCAAAGGCGACAAGGTAAAGTTTGTGGCCACAGGCAAAGAATATGAGGCCGACGAAATCGGTATCCTCGGCATTGAGCAGAAGCCCTGCCAAGTCATCGAAGCCGGTAATGTGGGCTACCTTATCTCGGGCATCAAACAAGCCCGCGAGGTAAAGGTAGGGGATACGATTACGCATGTCAGCCGCCCCTCACAGGTTATCAAAGGATTTGAGGATGTCAAACCAATGGTTTTTGCTGGTATCTATCCGGTCGAGACCAGCGAGTTTGAAGATCTGCGCGAAGCGCTCGAAAAACTGCAACTCAATGATGCTTCGCTGGTTTGGGAGCCCGAAACATCTGCGGCACTGGGCTTTGGCTTCCGATGCGGGTTCCTCGGAATGCTGCATATGGAGATTGTACAGGAGCGCCTAGAGCGCGAGTTTGATATGACTGTCATCACGACTGTCCCCTCTGTGCAGTTCAAAGCCTTCCTTACCAAAGACAACAAGGAGGTTACGGTACAGTCGCCCGCCGAAATGCCTGACCCCAACTACCTCAGCCACATCGAAGAGCCTTACGTCAAAACACAAATCATTACGAAGGCAGATTATGTGGGCGCAATTATGACGCTCTGTATGGATAAGCGCGGTATCTTGAGCAACCAAAGCTACCTTACCACTGACCGTGTGGAGATGATTTTTGAAATCCCGCTGGCTGAGATTGTTTTTGACTTCTTTGACCGCCTCAAGACCATCTCTCGTGGCTACGCCTCTCTCGATTATGAGCTGATAGGCTTCCGTGAATCTAAACTTGTAAAGCTCGATATTCTGCTCAACGGCGACAAAGTAGATGCGCTTTCGGCCATCGTACACCGCGACAAAGCCTATGACTGGGGCAAGAAGCTCTGCGAAAAGCTTCGTGAGTTGCTCCCACGCCAACAGTTCGAGATTGCGATTCAGGCGGCTATTGGCCAAAAAATTATCGCCCGTGAAACCGTCAAAGCCTTGCGCAAAAACGTAACCGCCAAGTGTTATGGGGGGGATATCTCGCGTAAGCGTAAGCTCCTCGAAAAACAGAAAAAAGGGAAAAAACGTATGCGCCAAGTCGGTAGCGTCGAAATCCCACAGGAGGCGTTTATGGCCGTACTCAAGCTCGAAGGTTAA
- a CDS encoding quinone-dependent dihydroorotate dehydrogenase, producing MYKQLLQPLLFALDAERAHRITFAMLKLAYALPPARWLLKQLYYYRPEALACEVAGIRFPSRVGIAAGLDKNAEIIRPLGAIGVGFVEIGTVTPRPQAGNDRPRLFRLKPDRAIINRMGFNNEGMEAVVQRLKRHKGQLVIGGNIGKNKITPNEQAIDDYLACYEALQPWVDYFVVNVSSPNTPNLRDLQEKEPLKHLLHTLQNVNLQQPSPKPIFLKIAPDLSDTQLSDIVEVVQQTGIAGVIATNTTISREGLQTSPTTLTQIGAGGLSGHPLRQRATEVIRYLRQALGAEVALIGVGGIHSPQDALEKLEAGADLVQVYTGFVYEGPMLIKQIHKALAHTKPIQAAPAQ from the coding sequence TTGTACAAACAACTGCTACAACCCCTGCTTTTTGCGCTAGATGCCGAACGAGCGCACCGGATTACTTTTGCCATGCTTAAGCTGGCGTATGCCTTGCCCCCTGCGCGTTGGTTGCTCAAGCAGCTGTACTATTATCGCCCGGAGGCGCTGGCTTGCGAGGTCGCCGGGATCCGGTTTCCGAGCCGGGTTGGGATTGCTGCAGGCTTAGACAAAAATGCTGAGATTATCCGCCCGCTGGGAGCCATAGGTGTTGGGTTTGTCGAAATTGGAACCGTTACCCCCCGCCCGCAGGCCGGCAACGACCGACCGCGCCTGTTTCGCCTCAAGCCCGACCGCGCCATCATCAACCGGATGGGCTTCAACAACGAGGGGATGGAGGCGGTTGTACAGCGGCTAAAACGCCACAAGGGGCAGCTCGTGATAGGAGGGAATATTGGTAAAAATAAAATCACCCCCAACGAGCAGGCCATCGATGATTACCTGGCTTGTTATGAGGCACTTCAACCTTGGGTAGACTACTTTGTGGTCAATGTCAGCTCGCCCAATACGCCCAACCTGCGTGATTTGCAAGAAAAAGAACCACTCAAACATTTGTTACATACGCTACAAAATGTAAATTTACAACAACCAAGCCCCAAGCCTATTTTTTTGAAAATAGCGCCGGATTTGAGTGATACACAACTGTCTGATATTGTGGAAGTTGTACAGCAAACGGGCATCGCCGGGGTGATTGCGACCAATACGACCATCAGCCGCGAAGGGCTACAAACCTCCCCCACCACGCTCACCCAGATAGGAGCCGGAGGGTTGAGCGGACACCCTTTGAGGCAGCGTGCGACTGAGGTTATCCGCTATCTACGCCAAGCACTTGGCGCAGAGGTAGCCCTGATTGGGGTTGGAGGCATTCACAGCCCCCAAGACGCGCTCGAAAAACTTGAAGCCGGAGCAGACTTGGTGCAAGTATACACCGGGTTTGTTTATGAAGGGCCGATGCTGATTAAACAAATCCACAAAGCATTGGCACATACTAAACCGATACAGGCCGCCCCTGCGCAATAA
- a CDS encoding FtsK/SpoIIIE family DNA translocase: MAKNTPRQNTYRTRPRELGQDFGQLFTAFLVNERIRLALGLCFLMTAFGLLVALSSYFSTGPQDQSVVEAVLSRKIKSSGAEVENWLGVSGAVVAHLLIFRWFGVAAFLLVPVCFLAGWKLAFKTEVFPIRRTLLLTLFVMFWTSLLLGYLYAESERVTFWSGGLGYEVASLVESLLGVGTILFILLVLVLFVINFFNINELSAQFNQRSEQFKDYLEQIREQAAQQQSQRQQADTQAKQATTHTDGLEPAEEVLDEQAYKRMPKTPKTFTPSDPHTIEIEPVAEEKAAPTRKTRKIDVELEINPDSQPPEQKQAKIPFEKVPVFEVNNLDDDEPPTHTEPPKDLSKTIILEDSPRRQQAIVDPAGDDEDKSWEEKSAIENTEPYDPRLDLGNYQFPTLELLEEHSSGKRQVTNEELSANKDRIVETLSNYGIGISQIKATIGPTVTLYEIIPEAGVRISKIKNLENDIALSLAALGIRIIAPIPGKGTIGIEVPNKRREIVGMRSILGDEAFLNSSKELPIVLGKTIANEVYVADLAKMPHLLMAGATGQGKSVGLNTFMISLLYKKHPSELKFVLVDPKKVELSLFNIIEKHFLAKLPNEAEAIITDNKKVVDTLTSLCIEMDNRYDLLKNAQCRNLREYNRKFTQRKLNPRKGHKYLPYIVLIIDELADLMMTAGKEVEQPIARLAQLARAVGIHLIVATQRPSVNVITGIIKANFPARLSFKVTSKIDSRTILDTGGAEQLVGMGDMLFTLGSEMTRLQGAFLDTPEVERVCEFIGQQQGYPSAYELPEVASDDNGADGADEGDYERDALFEDAARVIVMHQQGSTSLLQRRLKLGYNRAGRLIDQLEKAGIVGPYEGSKAREVLIPDEYTLERLLNSLK, translated from the coding sequence ATGGCAAAAAATACTCCTCGTCAAAATACTTACCGAACCCGCCCACGTGAATTAGGGCAAGACTTTGGGCAACTCTTTACGGCATTTTTGGTCAATGAGCGTATACGGCTGGCCTTGGGTCTTTGCTTTCTGATGACAGCCTTTGGGCTGTTGGTAGCGCTTAGCTCATATTTTAGCACCGGCCCCCAAGACCAAAGCGTGGTGGAAGCAGTGTTGAGCCGCAAAATCAAATCCTCGGGAGCCGAAGTCGAAAACTGGCTCGGTGTCTCTGGGGCTGTAGTGGCGCATTTGCTCATCTTCCGTTGGTTTGGGGTTGCGGCCTTCTTGCTAGTGCCGGTATGTTTTCTGGCCGGATGGAAACTGGCTTTCAAAACCGAAGTCTTCCCTATCCGTCGGACACTCTTGCTGACACTCTTTGTGATGTTCTGGACTAGCCTGTTGCTAGGCTATCTTTATGCCGAAAGCGAACGGGTTACCTTCTGGAGTGGAGGGCTGGGCTATGAAGTAGCCAGCCTAGTCGAATCGTTATTGGGTGTCGGAACGATACTCTTCATCCTTTTGGTCTTGGTACTCTTTGTGATTAATTTCTTCAATATCAATGAGTTGAGTGCACAGTTCAATCAGCGTTCTGAGCAGTTTAAAGACTATTTGGAGCAAATACGCGAACAGGCCGCCCAGCAACAATCGCAACGCCAACAAGCAGATACACAAGCTAAACAAGCTACCACCCACACCGACGGACTCGAACCCGCCGAAGAGGTGCTCGATGAGCAGGCATACAAACGAATGCCTAAAACACCCAAAACCTTCACGCCCTCCGACCCTCATACCATCGAGATAGAGCCTGTGGCAGAAGAAAAAGCAGCGCCCACACGCAAAACCCGCAAGATAGATGTGGAGCTGGAAATAAACCCCGACAGTCAACCACCCGAACAAAAGCAAGCCAAAATACCATTTGAAAAAGTACCGGTCTTTGAAGTCAATAACCTTGACGATGACGAGCCGCCCACCCATACCGAGCCGCCCAAGGATTTGTCTAAAACCATCATCTTGGAAGATTCTCCACGTCGCCAACAAGCTATCGTAGATCCAGCCGGAGACGATGAAGACAAATCTTGGGAAGAGAAGAGCGCCATCGAAAATACCGAACCTTATGACCCAAGGCTCGACCTAGGCAACTATCAGTTCCCTACTCTAGAGCTGCTCGAAGAACACTCTTCGGGCAAACGACAGGTAACCAACGAAGAGCTTTCGGCCAACAAAGACCGGATTGTAGAGACGCTGAGCAACTATGGTATCGGTATTTCGCAAATCAAGGCAACTATCGGGCCCACTGTTACGCTCTACGAAATCATCCCCGAAGCAGGGGTGCGTATATCCAAAATCAAGAACCTCGAAAACGATATTGCTCTTAGCCTTGCCGCCTTGGGCATCCGTATCATTGCGCCTATTCCGGGTAAGGGAACTATCGGCATTGAAGTGCCCAATAAACGCCGAGAAATAGTCGGAATGCGTTCTATCTTGGGAGATGAGGCCTTCCTCAACAGCAGCAAGGAACTACCAATAGTATTGGGCAAAACCATCGCCAACGAGGTATATGTAGCCGACTTAGCCAAGATGCCTCACTTACTTATGGCCGGAGCTACCGGCCAAGGTAAATCAGTAGGGCTGAATACGTTTATGATTTCGCTGCTTTATAAAAAGCACCCTTCAGAGCTGAAATTTGTACTAGTAGACCCCAAGAAGGTAGAGCTTTCGCTTTTCAATATCATCGAAAAGCACTTCTTGGCCAAGCTGCCCAACGAAGCCGAAGCCATCATTACTGACAACAAGAAGGTGGTCGATACGCTTACTTCGCTTTGTATAGAGATGGATAACCGATATGATTTGCTCAAAAATGCACAATGCCGCAACCTACGCGAGTACAACCGCAAGTTTACCCAACGCAAACTCAACCCCCGAAAAGGCCACAAGTACCTGCCGTATATAGTCTTGATAATAGACGAGCTGGCCGACTTGATGATGACCGCCGGCAAAGAAGTCGAACAACCCATCGCCCGACTGGCACAGCTCGCTCGTGCAGTTGGTATCCACTTGATAGTAGCCACACAGCGACCTTCGGTCAATGTGATTACGGGGATTATCAAGGCCAACTTCCCCGCCCGATTGTCATTCAAAGTTACTTCTAAAATAGACTCTCGCACCATTCTCGATACCGGCGGCGCAGAGCAGCTTGTCGGGATGGGAGATATGCTCTTTACCCTAGGCTCCGAAATGACCCGCCTCCAAGGGGCATTCCTCGATACTCCTGAAGTAGAGCGTGTCTGTGAGTTTATAGGCCAACAACAGGGCTACCCCAGCGCCTATGAGCTGCCCGAAGTCGCCTCTGATGATAACGGCGCAGACGGCGCAGATGAGGGAGATTACGAACGCGATGCCTTGTTTGAAGACGCAGCCCGTGTTATTGTTATGCACCAGCAGGGCAGTACGTCGCTATTACAGCGCCGTCTCAAACTAGGCTACAACCGCGCCGGACGCTTGATAGACCAACTCGAAAAGGCCGGTATCGTAGGCCCTTATGAAGGCAGCAAAGCCCGTGAGGTGCTTATCCCTGATGAATATACCCTCGAACGATTACTCAATAGTTTGAAATAA
- a CDS encoding LolA family protein, whose protein sequence is MRKNWIVLTLACLFFVMHSPIVRAQYDPKAKEVLDAISQNYQAMQAFKIDFTYTLKGEGINESLQGNIVIKAKRFRLALPGQEIINNGATVWTYLKDDNEVNISNYEPEPDEITPSNIYTIYQKGFKYSLVGEENIGGKIYHVIELIPENINAQYTKIRLKATKDTRIIMQWELFERNANRYTYSVTKFAKVTVGDSYFEFNKANYPGVRVEDLR, encoded by the coding sequence ATGAGAAAAAACTGGATTGTACTGACCCTTGCGTGTTTGTTTTTTGTGATGCATAGCCCCATAGTCCGCGCTCAATACGACCCTAAGGCCAAAGAAGTGCTCGATGCTATCAGCCAAAATTATCAGGCTATGCAAGCCTTCAAAATTGATTTTACCTATACCCTCAAAGGAGAAGGCATCAATGAGTCGTTGCAAGGCAATATTGTCATCAAAGCCAAGCGATTCAGATTGGCACTGCCCGGCCAAGAAATCATCAATAATGGCGCTACTGTTTGGACTTACCTCAAGGACGATAATGAGGTCAATATCTCTAACTATGAGCCTGAACCCGACGAAATTACCCCTAGCAATATCTATACGATCTACCAAAAAGGCTTCAAATATAGCCTAGTAGGAGAGGAGAACATCGGGGGCAAGATTTATCACGTGATTGAGTTGATACCCGAAAATATCAATGCGCAATACACCAAAATCCGCCTCAAAGCGACCAAAGACACCCGCATCATTATGCAGTGGGAGCTTTTTGAGCGCAACGCCAACCGCTATACATACAGTGTAACAAAATTTGCCAAAGTAACCGTAGGCGACAGCTATTTCGAATTTAATAAAGCCAATTATCCGGGTGTACGTGTAGAAGATCTACGCTAG